A region of Centropristis striata isolate RG_2023a ecotype Rhode Island chromosome 17, C.striata_1.0, whole genome shotgun sequence DNA encodes the following proteins:
- the LOC131989724 gene encoding hepatocyte growth factor activator isoform X2: MQTFMMTFLLLLFLPCVFSTRSRVLVPGYETVIFKEPHKESRKVLTTSGEECKFPFRQGGRLHHHCLTILAPKPWCSLTHNFDRDLQWGYCAPETAQPDVVVHTSRRITDPCQMNPCQNGGSCTTTPHTHWPECSCPESFTGTLCEHKKCYETLHLRYYDIGESWGRIHLRNVEQCSCVAGEIKCERVRYTMCRSNPCQNDGTCRMITSTGKEVCNCRRGFSGPDCSFAPETECYNGRGTAYRGVVGTTVSGARCVAWDSDLLYDELHVGTVVASPLRGLGGHAYCRNPDKDKRPWCYTLNDGAISWEYCDVPSCVMAVSSSSRRIIPFNVLPAVKRPKPSKPEKKQVCGKRHKKRLTVARGRIMGGNSALPGTHPWMAAIYIGELDFCAGTLVSSCWVVSAAHCFFRNPLRSQIRVVLGQQHFNYSGPNTKTFGVEEYIFPKQFSVFNPTLHDIVLIKLAKQEGRCVRRTPFIRPICLPDKSMTFPDGYCCSISGWGHMHEKSKVYSSLQEAGVRLISHEACRKPDVYSNHVTSDMICAGLNGCADACQGDSGGPLACARADVSFLYGIISWGEGCGRSGKPGVYTKVVNYIDWINSVIRRKPKAS; the protein is encoded by the exons ATGCAAACTTTCATGATGACATTCcttctgttactttttctacCTTGTGTTTTCAGCACACGCTCG CGCGTATTAGTCCCTGGGTATGAAACAGTCATCTTCAAAGAGCCACACAAGGAGAGCCGGAAAG TTCTTACTACATCAGGCGAAGAATGTAAATTCCCATTTCGTCAGGGTGGAAGGCTTCATCATCACTGCCTCACCATCCTAGCCCCAAAACCATG GTGCTCCCTCACACATAACTTTGATCGGGATCTGCAGTGGGGCTACTGTGCTCCAGAGACAGCTCAGCCAGATG TTGTTGTCCACACGTCACGCAGAATCACAGATCCGTGTCAGATGAATCCGTGTCAGAACGGAGGCTCCTGCACTAcgaccccacacacacactggcctgAGTGCTCCTGTCCTGAGAGCTTCACTGGGACACTCTGTGAGCACA AGAAGTGCTATGAAACCCTACACCTGCGCTACTATGACATCGGAGAGTCTTGGGGACGAATTCACCTCCGCAACGTGGAACAGTGCTCATGTGTGGCAGGGGAAATCAAGTGTGAAAGAGTTCGCTACACAA TGTGCCGTTCAAACCCGTGCCAAAATGACGGAACGTGTCGAATGATCACATCCACCGGCAAAGAAGTGTGTAACTGCAGACGAGGCTTCAGCGGACCTGACTGCAGCTTTG cgccGGAGACAGAGTGCTATAACGGGCGGGGCACAGCTTACAGAGGGGTGGTGGGCACCACGGTGTCCGGCGCCCGCTGCGTGGCGTGGGACTCTGACCTGCTGTACGACGAGCTCCATGTGGGCACGGTGGTCGCCTCCCCACTCAGGGGCCTCGGGGGCCACGCCTACTGCAG AAACCCAGATAAGGACAAGAGGCCGTGGTGCTACACACTAAATGACGGCGCCATCTCCTGGGAGTACTGTGACGTCCCCTCCTGTGTCATGGCTGTCT CTTCTTCTTCAAGGAGAATCATTCCATTCAACGTCCTGCCCGCCGTTAAAAGACCGAAGCCCTCCAAGCCCGAGAAGAAGCAAGTATGTgggaaaagacacaagaaaaggTTAACGGTTGCCAGGGGGCGGATAATGGGCGGAAACTCAGCCCTGCCAGGTACTCACCCCTGGATGGCAGCCATTTACATCGGAGAGTTAGACTTCTGCGCCGGCACCCTGGTGTCCTCCTGCTGGGTCGTCTCTGCGGCTCACTGCTTCTTTCGCAA CCCCCTGAGGTCTCAGATCCGAGTGGTGCTCGGCCAGCAGCACTTCAACTACAGCGGTCCCAACACCAAGACCTTCGGAGTGGAGGAGTATATCTTTCCCAAACAGTTTTCAGTGTTTAATCCAACACTACATGACATTG tTCTGATCAAACTGGCGAAGCAGGAGGGGCGGTGTGTGAGGAGAACCCCGTTCATCAGACCCATCTGTCTGCCAGACAAGAGCATGACGTTCCCTGATGGCTACTGCTGCTCTATTAGCGGCTGGGGACACATGCATGAGA AGTCAAAGGTGTACTCCAGTCTGCAGGAGGCTGGAGTGAGGCTGATTTCTCACGAAGCTTGTAGGAAGCCAGATGTTTACAGCAACCACGTCACTTCTGACATGATCTGCGCGGGGCTCAACGGCTGTGCAGACGCCTGCCAG GGCGACTCCGGGGGCCCGCTGGCTTGTGCGAGGGCTGATGTCAGCTTCCTGTATGGGATCATCAGCTGGGGAGAAGGCTGCGGCCGCTCTGGAAAACCCGGTGTTTACACTAAAGTGGTGAACTATATCGACTGGATCAATTCAGTCATCAGACGCAAACCCAAGGCTTCATGA
- the LOC131989724 gene encoding hepatocyte growth factor activator isoform X1, whose product MQTFMMTFLLLLFLPCVFSTRSRVLVPGYETVIFKEPHKESRKVLTTSGEECKFPFRQGGRLHHHCLTILAPKPWCSLTHNFDRDLQWGYCAPETAQPDVVVHTSRRITDPCQMNPCQNGGSCTTTPHTHWPECSCPESFTGTLCEHKKCYETLHLRYYDIGESWGRIHLRNVEQCSCVAGEIKCERVRYTMCRSNPCQNDGTCRMITSTGKEVCNCRRGFSGPDCSFAPETECYNGRGTAYRGVVGTTVSGARCVAWDSDLLYDELHVGTVVASPLRGLGGHAYCRNPDKDKRPWCYTLNDGAISWEYCDVPSCVMAVWENQPATKVFRRASSSRRIIPFNVLPAVKRPKPSKPEKKQVCGKRHKKRLTVARGRIMGGNSALPGTHPWMAAIYIGELDFCAGTLVSSCWVVSAAHCFFRNPLRSQIRVVLGQQHFNYSGPNTKTFGVEEYIFPKQFSVFNPTLHDIVLIKLAKQEGRCVRRTPFIRPICLPDKSMTFPDGYCCSISGWGHMHEKSKVYSSLQEAGVRLISHEACRKPDVYSNHVTSDMICAGLNGCADACQGDSGGPLACARADVSFLYGIISWGEGCGRSGKPGVYTKVVNYIDWINSVIRRKPKAS is encoded by the exons ATGCAAACTTTCATGATGACATTCcttctgttactttttctacCTTGTGTTTTCAGCACACGCTCG CGCGTATTAGTCCCTGGGTATGAAACAGTCATCTTCAAAGAGCCACACAAGGAGAGCCGGAAAG TTCTTACTACATCAGGCGAAGAATGTAAATTCCCATTTCGTCAGGGTGGAAGGCTTCATCATCACTGCCTCACCATCCTAGCCCCAAAACCATG GTGCTCCCTCACACATAACTTTGATCGGGATCTGCAGTGGGGCTACTGTGCTCCAGAGACAGCTCAGCCAGATG TTGTTGTCCACACGTCACGCAGAATCACAGATCCGTGTCAGATGAATCCGTGTCAGAACGGAGGCTCCTGCACTAcgaccccacacacacactggcctgAGTGCTCCTGTCCTGAGAGCTTCACTGGGACACTCTGTGAGCACA AGAAGTGCTATGAAACCCTACACCTGCGCTACTATGACATCGGAGAGTCTTGGGGACGAATTCACCTCCGCAACGTGGAACAGTGCTCATGTGTGGCAGGGGAAATCAAGTGTGAAAGAGTTCGCTACACAA TGTGCCGTTCAAACCCGTGCCAAAATGACGGAACGTGTCGAATGATCACATCCACCGGCAAAGAAGTGTGTAACTGCAGACGAGGCTTCAGCGGACCTGACTGCAGCTTTG cgccGGAGACAGAGTGCTATAACGGGCGGGGCACAGCTTACAGAGGGGTGGTGGGCACCACGGTGTCCGGCGCCCGCTGCGTGGCGTGGGACTCTGACCTGCTGTACGACGAGCTCCATGTGGGCACGGTGGTCGCCTCCCCACTCAGGGGCCTCGGGGGCCACGCCTACTGCAG AAACCCAGATAAGGACAAGAGGCCGTGGTGCTACACACTAAATGACGGCGCCATCTCCTGGGAGTACTGTGACGTCCCCTCCTGTGTCATGGCTGTCT GGGAGAACCAGCCAGCAACAAAAGTATTCAGACGAG CTTCTTCTTCAAGGAGAATCATTCCATTCAACGTCCTGCCCGCCGTTAAAAGACCGAAGCCCTCCAAGCCCGAGAAGAAGCAAGTATGTgggaaaagacacaagaaaaggTTAACGGTTGCCAGGGGGCGGATAATGGGCGGAAACTCAGCCCTGCCAGGTACTCACCCCTGGATGGCAGCCATTTACATCGGAGAGTTAGACTTCTGCGCCGGCACCCTGGTGTCCTCCTGCTGGGTCGTCTCTGCGGCTCACTGCTTCTTTCGCAA CCCCCTGAGGTCTCAGATCCGAGTGGTGCTCGGCCAGCAGCACTTCAACTACAGCGGTCCCAACACCAAGACCTTCGGAGTGGAGGAGTATATCTTTCCCAAACAGTTTTCAGTGTTTAATCCAACACTACATGACATTG tTCTGATCAAACTGGCGAAGCAGGAGGGGCGGTGTGTGAGGAGAACCCCGTTCATCAGACCCATCTGTCTGCCAGACAAGAGCATGACGTTCCCTGATGGCTACTGCTGCTCTATTAGCGGCTGGGGACACATGCATGAGA AGTCAAAGGTGTACTCCAGTCTGCAGGAGGCTGGAGTGAGGCTGATTTCTCACGAAGCTTGTAGGAAGCCAGATGTTTACAGCAACCACGTCACTTCTGACATGATCTGCGCGGGGCTCAACGGCTGTGCAGACGCCTGCCAG GGCGACTCCGGGGGCCCGCTGGCTTGTGCGAGGGCTGATGTCAGCTTCCTGTATGGGATCATCAGCTGGGGAGAAGGCTGCGGCCGCTCTGGAAAACCCGGTGTTTACACTAAAGTGGTGAACTATATCGACTGGATCAATTCAGTCATCAGACGCAAACCCAAGGCTTCATGA